A genomic window from Sphingomonas taxi includes:
- a CDS encoding c-type cytochrome: MLAACSNDDRAARRAAAGPSPDRAALLRVASVAAGERQFARCAACHAIRRDAPDRNGPTLFGVVGAPVAGVSPRFGYTAALQRVGGRWTPERLDAWLADPRAFAPGTSMGFPGLADPLDRADVIAYLQAQR, from the coding sequence ATGCTCGCCGCCTGTTCGAACGACGACCGCGCGGCGCGCCGCGCCGCCGCCGGTCCGTCACCCGATCGGGCCGCGCTGCTGCGCGTCGCCAGCGTCGCCGCCGGCGAGCGTCAATTCGCGCGCTGCGCCGCCTGCCACGCCATCCGCCGCGACGCGCCCGACCGCAACGGCCCGACGCTGTTCGGCGTCGTCGGCGCGCCGGTCGCCGGGGTCAGCCCGCGTTTCGGCTATACCGCCGCGCTGCAACGCGTCGGCGGCCGCTGGACGCCCGAACGGCTGGACGCCTGGCTGGCCGACCCCCGCGCCTTCGCCCCCGGCACCTCGATGGGCTTTCCCGGACTCGCCGACCCGCTCGACCGTGCCGACGTGATCGCCTACCTTCAGGCGCAGCGATAG
- a CDS encoding dihydrolipoamide acetyltransferase family protein, producing the protein MARFTFKLPDIGEGIAEAEIVAWHVAVGDRVEEDQNIADMMTDKATVEMESPVSGVVVELAGEVGDQVAIGAALVVIETEDAGESAGGGEAIAAPPSAEQAEVAEQYEAENPGVEEILPGTGRGTAGEAGGGGGAPQATPPVRQDASASSVAAPLHHPSDGPPPRAGEEPKALASPAVRARARDLGIDLAQVKTDADRVRHADLDAFLRYNAGQGYQAPGASRARADEQIRVIGMRRRIAENMAASKRNIPHFTYVDEIDVTALEAMRADLNDHRGARPKLTLLPLLIVAICRTLPQFPMLNARYDDEAGVVTRSGRVHLGMAAQTDAGLTVPVIRDAQDRNVWQLATEIARLAEAARANKLKPEELGNGTITVTSLGPLGGIATTPVINRPEVAIIGPNKIVERPVFTGRGDEIRRAKLMNLSISCDHRVVDGWDAASYVQALKTQLETPVLLFAD; encoded by the coding sequence ATGGCCCGCTTCACCTTCAAGCTGCCGGACATCGGCGAGGGCATCGCCGAGGCCGAGATCGTCGCCTGGCACGTCGCCGTCGGCGATCGGGTCGAGGAAGACCAGAATATCGCCGACATGATGACCGACAAGGCGACCGTCGAGATGGAATCGCCGGTGTCGGGCGTCGTCGTCGAGCTGGCCGGCGAGGTCGGCGATCAGGTCGCGATCGGCGCGGCGCTGGTGGTGATCGAGACCGAGGATGCGGGCGAGAGCGCGGGAGGGGGCGAGGCGATCGCCGCACCGCCGAGTGCCGAGCAGGCCGAGGTCGCCGAACAATATGAGGCGGAAAACCCGGGCGTCGAGGAAATCCTCCCCGGCACGGGGAGGGGGACCGCCGGCGAAGCCGGTGGTGGAGGGGGCGCTCCACAAGCGACCCCGCCCGTAAGGCAAGACGCGAGCGCGTCGTCCGTGGCAGCCCCCCTCCACCATCCTTCGGATGGTCCCCCTCCCCGTGCCGGGGAGGAGCCTAAGGCCCTCGCTTCCCCCGCCGTCCGCGCCCGCGCGCGCGATCTCGGCATCGACCTCGCACAGGTGAAGACCGACGCCGATCGCGTCCGCCACGCCGATCTCGACGCCTTCCTGCGCTACAACGCCGGCCAGGGCTATCAAGCCCCCGGCGCATCCCGCGCCCGTGCCGACGAGCAGATCCGCGTCATCGGCATGCGCCGCCGTATCGCCGAGAACATGGCCGCGTCGAAGCGCAACATCCCGCACTTCACTTACGTCGACGAGATCGACGTCACCGCGCTGGAGGCAATGCGCGCCGACCTCAACGATCATCGCGGCGCGCGCCCCAAGCTCACGCTGCTGCCGCTGCTGATCGTCGCGATCTGCCGCACGCTGCCGCAATTCCCGATGCTCAACGCGCGCTACGACGACGAGGCGGGCGTGGTCACGCGCTCGGGCCGCGTCCATCTCGGCATGGCGGCGCAGACCGATGCAGGCCTCACCGTGCCGGTGATCCGCGACGCGCAGGACAGGAACGTCTGGCAACTCGCCACCGAGATCGCCCGCCTCGCCGAGGCGGCGCGCGCCAACAAGCTGAAGCCGGAAGAACTCGGCAACGGCACGATCACCGTCACCTCGCTGGGGCCGCTCGGCGGCATCGCGACGACGCCGGTCATCAACCGCCCCGAAGTGGCGATCATCGGTCCGAACAAGATCGTCGAACGCCCGGTCTTCACCGGTCGCGGCGACGAGATCCGCCGCGCCAAGCTGATGAACCTGTCGATCAGCTGCGATCATCGCGTCGTCGATGGCTGGGATGCGGCGAGCTACGTCCAGGCGCTCAAGACGCAGCTCGAAACGCCGGTCCTATTGTTCGCGGACTGA
- a CDS encoding alpha-ketoacid dehydrogenase subunit beta, with protein sequence MNMIQAINSALDICMARDPDVLVMGEDVGYFGGVFRATAGLQAKYGKTRVFDTPITETGIIGVAIGMGAYGLRPVPEIQFADYIYPALDQLVSEAARLRYRSAGEFISPMTVRSPFGGGIFGGQTHSQSPEGIFTHVSGIKTVIPATPYDAKGLLISAIEDNDPVLFFEPKRIYNGPFNGYWDKPSENWSKHPAGEVPTGYYKVPLGKAAVVREGEALTILCYGTMVHVCTAVIAEHNIDAEIVDLRTLVPLDIETIEASVKKTGRCMIVHEATRTSGFGAELSALVQERCFYHLEAPIERVTGYDTPYPHSLEWAYFPGPVRIGQALKKIMKDA encoded by the coding sequence ATGAACATGATCCAGGCGATCAATAGCGCGCTCGACATCTGCATGGCGCGCGATCCCGACGTGCTGGTGATGGGCGAGGACGTCGGCTATTTCGGCGGCGTCTTCCGCGCCACCGCGGGCCTGCAGGCGAAATACGGCAAGACCCGCGTCTTCGACACGCCGATCACCGAGACGGGGATCATCGGTGTCGCGATCGGCATGGGCGCCTATGGCCTGCGCCCGGTCCCCGAGATCCAGTTCGCCGATTACATCTATCCCGCGCTCGACCAGCTCGTCTCCGAGGCGGCGCGGCTGCGCTATCGCTCGGCGGGCGAGTTCATCAGCCCGATGACGGTGCGCTCGCCGTTCGGCGGCGGCATCTTCGGCGGCCAGACGCATTCGCAGTCGCCCGAGGGCATCTTCACCCACGTCTCCGGCATCAAGACGGTGATTCCCGCGACGCCCTATGACGCCAAGGGCCTGCTGATCTCGGCGATCGAGGACAACGACCCCGTCCTCTTCTTCGAGCCCAAGCGCATCTACAACGGCCCCTTCAACGGCTATTGGGACAAGCCGTCGGAAAACTGGTCGAAGCACCCCGCCGGCGAGGTGCCGACCGGTTATTACAAGGTCCCGCTCGGCAAGGCCGCGGTGGTGCGCGAGGGCGAGGCGCTGACCATCCTGTGCTACGGTACGATGGTCCACGTCTGCACCGCGGTGATCGCCGAGCACAATATCGATGCCGAGATCGTCGACCTGCGCACGCTCGTGCCGCTCGACATCGAGACGATCGAGGCGTCGGTGAAGAAGACCGGCCGCTGCATGATCGTCCACGAGGCGACGCGCACCAGCGGCTTCGGCGCCGAATTGTCGGCGTTGGTGCAGGAGCGCTGCTTCTACCATCTCGAAGCGCCGATCGAGCGCGTCACCGGCTATGACACGCCGTATCCGCACAGCCTCGAATGGGCGTATTTCCCGGGGCCGGTGCGCATCGGCCAGGCCCTCAAGAAGATCATGAAGGACGCATAG
- a CDS encoding thiamine pyrophosphate-dependent enzyme: protein MVASEHPRANAQPPRNLPGLTLHVPEPKFRPGDAVDFVGVDVPPAGAARRPDTAASAHDFTDLAYTLVRVLDEDGRAVGPWDPKLSPDMLRRMLRNMALLRAFDERMFRAQRQGKTSFYMKATGEEAVAIAAAQALDFEDMCFPSYRQQGLLIARGYPLVEMMNQIYSNRGDKLQGKQLPIMYSARDHGFFSISGNLTTQYPQAVGWAMASAAKGDTRIAAAWCGEGSTAEGDFHSACTFAAVYRAPVIFNVVNNQWAISSFSGFAGAEATTFAARAIGYGIAGLRVDGNDALAVYAATLWAAERARTNAGPTLIEHFTYRAEGHSTSDDPTQYRSAGEPTAWPLGDPIARLKQHLIVIGEWDEERHAAQDRELAEYVKAEQKEAEKNGILGHGLHQPLDTLFDGVFEEMPWHLREQQAQMMAEEEASGRPWARK from the coding sequence ATGGTGGCCAGCGAGCATCCTCGCGCCAATGCGCAGCCGCCCCGGAACCTGCCCGGGCTGACGCTGCACGTGCCGGAGCCCAAGTTCCGGCCCGGCGATGCGGTCGACTTCGTCGGCGTCGACGTGCCGCCCGCCGGTGCCGCGCGGCGCCCCGATACCGCCGCCTCGGCGCACGATTTCACCGATCTCGCTTATACGTTGGTCCGCGTCCTCGACGAGGACGGCCGCGCCGTCGGGCCGTGGGACCCCAAGCTCTCGCCCGACATGCTGCGGCGGATGCTGCGCAACATGGCGCTGCTCCGCGCCTTCGACGAGCGGATGTTCCGCGCGCAGCGGCAGGGCAAGACCAGCTTCTACATGAAGGCGACGGGCGAGGAGGCGGTGGCGATCGCCGCCGCTCAGGCGCTCGACTTCGAGGACATGTGCTTCCCGTCCTATCGCCAGCAGGGGCTGCTCATCGCGCGCGGCTATCCGCTGGTCGAGATGATGAACCAGATCTACTCGAATCGTGGCGACAAGCTCCAGGGCAAGCAGCTGCCGATCATGTATTCGGCGCGCGACCACGGCTTCTTCTCGATCTCGGGCAATCTCACCACGCAATATCCGCAGGCGGTCGGCTGGGCGATGGCCTCGGCCGCCAAGGGCGATACGCGCATCGCCGCGGCGTGGTGCGGCGAGGGCTCGACCGCGGAAGGCGACTTCCACTCCGCCTGCACCTTCGCCGCGGTCTATCGCGCGCCGGTGATCTTCAACGTCGTCAACAACCAATGGGCGATCAGCAGCTTCTCGGGCTTCGCCGGGGCCGAGGCGACGACCTTCGCGGCGCGCGCGATCGGCTATGGCATCGCCGGGCTGCGCGTCGACGGCAATGACGCGCTGGCGGTCTATGCGGCGACCCTGTGGGCGGCGGAGCGCGCGCGTACCAACGCCGGGCCGACGCTGATCGAACATTTCACCTATCGCGCGGAAGGCCATTCGACCTCCGACGACCCGACGCAATATCGCAGCGCCGGCGAACCGACCGCCTGGCCGCTCGGCGACCCGATCGCGCGGCTGAAGCAGCACCTCATCGTCATCGGCGAATGGGACGAGGAGCGCCACGCCGCGCAGGACCGCGAGCTCGCCGAATACGTCAAGGCCGAGCAGAAGGAAGCCGAGAAGAACGGCATCCTCGGCCACGGCCTGCACCAGCCGCTCGATACGCTGTTCGACGGCGTGTTCGAGGAGATGCCGTGGCATTTGCGCGAACAGCAGGCGCAGATGATGGCCGAGGAAGAGGCGAGCGGCCGGCCATGGGCGCGCAAGTGA
- a CDS encoding fumarylacetoacetate hydrolase family protein: protein MKLASLKQGRDGRLVVVSTDLAWCADATHIAPTLQAALDQWDRLLPDLQNLATDLDHEVIPRERFHEHDAASPLPRAYQWADGSAYVNHVALVRQARGAEMPETFWHDPLMYQGGSDGFLGPRDAIPLADEAWGCDLEAEVVVVTGDVPLGASRDEALAGIRLVGLTNDVSLRNLIPGELAKGFGFFQSKPASAFSPVFVTPEALGDWWRDGKLHRKLHVDLNGQPFGRADAGEDMTFDFGTLVAHAAKTRRLGAGTIVGSGTVSNRGPDGGPGQTIAAGGVGYSCLAELRTVETIATGTATTPFLRKGDTVRIWAEDDKHHPIFGVIEQTVG, encoded by the coding sequence ATGAAACTCGCCAGTCTGAAGCAGGGCCGTGACGGCAGGCTCGTCGTCGTCTCCACCGATCTCGCCTGGTGCGCCGATGCGACGCATATCGCGCCGACCTTGCAGGCGGCGCTCGACCAGTGGGACCGGTTGCTGCCCGACCTCCAGAACCTCGCCACCGACCTCGACCACGAGGTGATCCCGCGCGAGCGCTTCCACGAACATGACGCCGCCTCGCCGCTGCCGCGGGCGTATCAATGGGCGGACGGCTCGGCCTATGTGAACCATGTCGCGCTCGTCCGGCAGGCGCGCGGCGCCGAGATGCCCGAGACCTTCTGGCACGATCCCCTGATGTATCAGGGCGGCTCGGACGGCTTCCTCGGCCCGCGCGATGCGATCCCGCTCGCCGACGAGGCCTGGGGCTGCGATCTCGAGGCCGAGGTGGTGGTCGTCACCGGCGACGTGCCGCTCGGCGCGAGCCGCGACGAGGCGCTCGCCGGCATCCGGCTGGTCGGGCTGACCAACGACGTCAGCCTGCGCAATCTGATCCCCGGCGAGCTCGCCAAGGGCTTCGGCTTCTTCCAGTCCAAGCCGGCGAGCGCCTTCTCGCCGGTATTCGTCACCCCGGAGGCGCTTGGCGACTGGTGGCGGGACGGCAAGCTGCACCGCAAGCTGCACGTCGATCTCAACGGCCAGCCGTTCGGCCGCGCCGATGCGGGCGAGGACATGACCTTCGACTTCGGAACGCTGGTCGCGCATGCGGCGAAGACGCGCCGGCTGGGGGCGGGGACGATCGTCGGCTCGGGCACCGTCTCGAACCGCGGCCCCGATGGCGGTCCGGGCCAGACGATCGCGGCGGGCGGCGTCGGCTATTCCTGCCTCGCCGAGCTGCGCACCGTCGAGACGATCGCCACCGGCACGGCGACGACGCCGTTCCTGCGCAAGGGCGACACCGTGCGCATCTGGGCGGAGGACGACAAGCACCATCCGATCTTCGGCGTGATCGAGCAGACGGTGGGGTGA
- a CDS encoding autotransporter domain-containing protein → MANTALRGAARRVLLASSALIALPGAAQAQAATSDLSMSLKGILPIAEMQGGSATTTPPQADPSVVISNPGTPSTILDQGVNGVGQMIIDQKNGFVGLCTGTLINPRTVVFAAHCVNESPTGTAMNPWNYGKGAGQLPIGFGFEADTIAGQRAWFRSNYSTSTANHFYNVNQVVYNAQSLNLGLANNFLQADVALATFDTPAADVPTWTMLFSPLPAPASISDTTGTGYHVTVTGYGTNGTGLTGASGAIDYRRRVAENYVGLLGSIDDFYFGLFGGSAGLPANLYQTDFDDPTRRYPGDYNLFKDEALPREGTTGPGDSGGPLILDRTFNKATIIGVLSGSYTFGGQIRGGYGTTAFYQPLYLYWDYILANNPYRYANTVAGDGKWSDASHWVTALDPSYQVIVNGQLANGVPTTPGLGITPDTENKFGQVCDQEPAFNYDQCYDVKTKITYVDGQPVAAAQPGVQGGTASSGNDQATVRKIDADATAAVGGDAVAAALPAATLANGLPGATNFVPNNIDPDAATRRSARYYDVTLSAAGTTTLDTAVTIDRFSVAGTNAKLAITSAGSLTSLMAVNQYTGAVQVDGTLSTRGDYFLMSGLLTGSGRINTPFLTSATGIIAPGTMGTIGTLTVGGNLILASGSTLLVDVGPNGTSDRVAVVRNGTTDGVASIGGRVGFAPVAGHMIRYNDLYTIVTAAGGVVGTFQSPSALSAILTPQFVYSANAVQARIVAGSYASVVAATPIQTAFAGLLDRNRASNYNALSGLYGILDLQDAGTIRATLEGLAPRTTPLKYGMGTVATENMSRFYRQHLAGIDASQPLSGTLTMTGQPLQFAALMASDLPVTQATASDTTSTTVREGVLPENVNVFIAGGYVDGDSRSLRDANPFGGRDNFDGFYVVSGIEAKVSDTGVLGFGFGYTKLDGTTGGVGQSARGELFQGTLFGKLQAPGGQVLDAQVSGGVFQAYTRRTVAIATVASTLRSRDDALAVSAEVGLGQMFDFGGLQIGPRIAARVNHIGFTPTVETGGDGALRFDRYNLDSAQGRAGLQLAGGDVIKPFASAYYVHDFKDQPGVFTANFIGGTAPAGFRLSSQDQNWAELAAGLSYATDRIELSVSTDTTVARKDVRNQAYRGAIKFKF, encoded by the coding sequence ATGGCTAATACAGCATTGCGTGGCGCAGCCCGTCGCGTCCTTCTCGCCTCGTCGGCGCTGATCGCGCTGCCGGGCGCCGCCCAGGCCCAGGCCGCGACTTCGGATCTTTCGATGAGCCTCAAGGGCATCCTGCCGATCGCCGAGATGCAGGGCGGGTCGGCGACGACGACGCCGCCGCAGGCCGATCCCAGCGTCGTCATCTCCAATCCCGGCACGCCGAGCACGATCCTCGACCAGGGCGTCAATGGCGTCGGCCAGATGATCATCGACCAGAAGAACGGCTTCGTCGGCCTGTGCACCGGCACGCTGATCAATCCGCGCACCGTCGTGTTCGCGGCGCATTGCGTCAACGAAAGCCCGACCGGGACCGCGATGAACCCGTGGAACTACGGCAAGGGCGCCGGGCAGCTGCCGATCGGCTTCGGCTTCGAGGCGGACACGATTGCCGGCCAGCGCGCCTGGTTCCGCAGCAACTACAGCACCAGCACCGCCAACCATTTCTACAACGTCAATCAGGTCGTCTACAACGCGCAGTCGCTGAACCTCGGCCTCGCCAACAACTTCCTGCAGGCCGATGTCGCATTGGCGACCTTCGACACGCCGGCGGCCGACGTGCCGACCTGGACGATGCTCTTCTCGCCGCTGCCCGCGCCCGCGTCGATCAGCGACACGACCGGCACCGGCTATCACGTCACGGTGACCGGCTACGGCACCAACGGCACCGGCCTGACCGGCGCCAGCGGCGCGATCGATTACCGCCGCCGCGTCGCGGAGAATTACGTCGGCCTGCTCGGCTCGATCGACGATTTCTATTTCGGCCTGTTCGGCGGCAGCGCCGGCCTGCCCGCCAATCTGTACCAGACCGACTTCGACGATCCGACCCGCCGCTATCCCGGCGATTACAACCTGTTCAAGGACGAGGCGCTGCCCCGCGAGGGGACGACCGGCCCCGGCGATTCGGGCGGTCCGCTGATCCTCGACCGGACGTTCAACAAGGCGACGATCATCGGCGTGCTGTCGGGCAGCTACACGTTCGGCGGCCAGATCCGCGGCGGCTACGGCACCACCGCTTTCTACCAGCCGCTGTATCTCTATTGGGACTATATCCTCGCCAACAATCCGTATCGCTACGCCAATACGGTCGCCGGGGACGGCAAGTGGAGCGATGCCAGCCACTGGGTGACGGCGCTCGACCCCTCCTATCAGGTGATCGTCAACGGCCAGCTCGCCAATGGCGTGCCGACCACGCCCGGCCTCGGCATCACCCCCGATACGGAGAACAAATTCGGTCAGGTCTGCGATCAGGAGCCGGCGTTCAACTACGACCAATGCTATGACGTGAAGACCAAGATCACCTATGTCGACGGTCAGCCGGTCGCCGCCGCGCAGCCGGGCGTACAGGGCGGCACCGCGAGCAGTGGCAACGATCAGGCGACGGTGCGCAAGATCGATGCCGACGCCACCGCTGCCGTCGGCGGCGACGCGGTCGCTGCGGCGCTGCCGGCGGCGACGCTCGCCAACGGCCTGCCCGGTGCGACCAACTTCGTGCCGAACAACATCGATCCCGATGCGGCGACGCGGCGCAGCGCGCGGTATTATGACGTCACGCTGAGTGCGGCGGGCACGACGACGCTCGACACCGCGGTGACGATCGACCGGTTCAGCGTCGCCGGCACCAATGCGAAGCTGGCGATCACCTCGGCGGGATCGCTGACCAGCCTGATGGCGGTCAACCAATATACCGGCGCGGTGCAGGTCGACGGCACGCTGTCGACGCGCGGCGATTACTTCCTGATGAGCGGCCTGCTCACCGGAAGCGGCCGGATCAACACGCCGTTCCTCACCAGCGCCACCGGCATCATCGCGCCGGGCACGATGGGGACGATCGGCACGCTGACCGTCGGCGGCAACCTGATCCTCGCTTCGGGCAGCACGTTGCTGGTCGACGTCGGCCCGAACGGCACGTCGGACCGCGTCGCGGTGGTGCGCAACGGCACGACCGACGGTGTTGCCAGCATCGGCGGCCGCGTCGGCTTCGCGCCGGTCGCCGGGCACATGATCCGCTACAACGATCTCTACACGATCGTCACCGCGGCGGGCGGGGTCGTCGGCACCTTCCAGTCGCCCTCCGCCCTGTCGGCGATCCTGACCCCGCAATTCGTCTATTCGGCGAATGCGGTGCAGGCGCGGATCGTCGCCGGCAGCTATGCCAGCGTCGTCGCCGCGACGCCGATCCAGACCGCCTTCGCCGGGCTGCTCGATCGCAACCGCGCGAGCAACTACAATGCGCTGTCGGGTCTGTACGGCATCCTCGATCTTCAGGATGCGGGGACGATCCGTGCGACGCTGGAAGGGCTCGCGCCGCGCACCACGCCGCTCAAATACGGCATGGGCACGGTCGCGACCGAGAATATGTCGCGCTTCTACCGCCAGCATCTCGCCGGGATCGACGCCAGCCAGCCGCTGTCGGGGACGCTGACGATGACCGGTCAGCCGCTGCAATTCGCCGCGCTGATGGCGAGCGACCTGCCGGTGACGCAGGCGACCGCGAGCGACACCACCTCGACCACGGTGCGTGAGGGCGTGCTGCCGGAGAACGTCAACGTGTTCATCGCCGGCGGGTACGTCGACGGCGACAGCCGCAGCCTGCGCGATGCCAATCCATTCGGTGGCCGTGACAATTTCGACGGCTTCTACGTTGTCAGCGGCATCGAGGCGAAGGTCAGCGACACCGGCGTGCTCGGCTTCGGTTTCGGCTATACCAAGCTCGACGGCACCACCGGCGGCGTCGGCCAGTCGGCGCGCGGCGAGCTGTTCCAGGGTACGCTGTTCGGCAAGCTGCAAGCGCCGGGCGGGCAGGTGCTCGACGCGCAGGTCAGCGGCGGCGTGTTCCAGGCGTATACGCGGCGTACCGTGGCGATCGCCACGGTCGCCTCGACGCTGCGCAGCCGCGACGATGCGCTGGCGGTGTCGGCGGAGGTCGGTCTCGGGCAGATGTTCGACTTCGGCGGCTTGCAGATCGGGCCGCGGATCGCGGCGCGGGTCAACCACATCGGCTTCACGCCGACGGTGGAGACCGGCGGCGACGGCGCGCTGCGCTTCGACCGCTACAATCTCGACAGCGCGCAGGGTCGCGCCGGGCTGCAACTGGCCGGCGGCGACGTGATCAAGCCGTTCGCCTCGGCCTATTACGTCCACGACTTCAAGGACCAGCCGGGCGTGTTCACCGCCAATTTCATCGGCGGCACCGCACCGGCGGGCTTCCGCCTGTCGAGCCAGGACCAGAATTGGGCCGAGCTGGCGGCGGGCCTGTCCTATGCCACCGACCGGATCGAGCTGTCGGTCAGCACCGACACCACCGTCGCGCGCAAGGACGTGCGCAACCAGGCCTATCGCGGCGCGATCAAGTTCAAATTCTGA
- a CDS encoding DEAD/DEAH box helicase translates to MSFATLGLAEPLVRALEAKGYTTPTPIQAQSIPILLEGGDLLGIAQTGTGKTAAFVLPSIQRLTENQKRVLPTHCRMLVLAPTRELASQIADNARGYGQFSKLSVATVFGGTSINKNRQDLSRGVDILVATPGRLIDLVEQGMCNLSMIEILVLDEADQMMDLGFIHALKKIVRMIPRKRQTLFFSATMPVAIRELANQFLHEPKTVSVVPASTTAERVDQYVTFVNQAEKQALLTIVLQDPTINRALVFTRTKHGADRVVKLLAGNGIAANAIHGNKSQGQRERALGEFKDGKTKVLVATDIAARGIDVSGVSHVINFELPNVAEQYVHRIGRTARAGASGIAVAFCADDERPYLKDIEKLTRQKVAVRPLPDNFTGLSNEIKATRVKAIGADPAPRADLPRGQRQPARPRATHAPTATRNYANASRGGQRSGGGGGGGGRGGRSGGGGGGRGQGSGAAR, encoded by the coding sequence ATGTCATTCGCAACCCTCGGCCTCGCCGAGCCGCTCGTCCGCGCGCTCGAAGCCAAAGGCTATACCACCCCGACCCCGATCCAGGCGCAGTCGATCCCGATCCTGCTCGAAGGCGGCGACCTGCTCGGCATCGCGCAGACCGGCACCGGCAAGACCGCCGCGTTCGTGCTGCCGTCGATCCAGCGTCTCACCGAGAACCAGAAGCGCGTGCTGCCGACGCATTGCCGGATGCTCGTCCTCGCCCCCACCCGCGAACTCGCCAGCCAGATCGCCGACAATGCGCGCGGTTACGGCCAGTTCAGCAAGCTGTCGGTCGCGACCGTGTTCGGCGGCACCAGCATCAACAAGAACCGCCAGGACCTCAGCCGCGGAGTCGATATCCTCGTCGCGACGCCGGGCCGGCTGATCGACCTCGTCGAACAGGGCATGTGCAACCTGTCGATGATCGAGATCCTCGTCCTCGACGAAGCCGACCAGATGATGGACCTCGGCTTCATCCACGCGCTCAAGAAGATCGTGCGGATGATCCCGCGCAAGCGCCAGACGCTGTTCTTCTCGGCGACGATGCCGGTGGCGATCCGCGAGCTCGCCAACCAGTTCCTGCACGAGCCGAAGACGGTGTCGGTCGTCCCCGCCTCGACCACCGCGGAGCGCGTCGACCAGTATGTCACCTTCGTCAATCAGGCGGAGAAGCAGGCGCTGCTGACGATCGTGCTGCAGGATCCGACGATCAACCGCGCGCTCGTCTTCACCCGCACCAAGCATGGCGCCGACCGCGTCGTGAAGCTGCTCGCCGGCAACGGCATCGCGGCGAACGCGATCCACGGCAACAAGAGCCAGGGCCAGCGCGAGCGCGCGCTCGGCGAGTTCAAGGACGGCAAGACCAAGGTGCTGGTCGCGACCGATATCGCGGCGCGCGGCATCGACGTCTCGGGCGTCAGCCACGTCATCAACTTCGAGCTGCCCAACGTGGCGGAACAGTACGTCCACCGCATCGGCCGTACCGCGCGCGCCGGGGCGAGCGGCATCGCCGTCGCTTTCTGTGCCGATGACGAGCGTCCGTACCTCAAGGACATCGAGAAGCTGACCCGCCAGAAGGTCGCGGTGCGGCCGCTGCCGGACAATTTCACCGGCCTGTCGAACGAGATCAAGGCGACCCGCGTCAAGGCGATCGGTGCCGATCCCGCGCCGCGCGCCGACCTGCCGCGTGGCCAGCGCCAGCCGGCGCGTCCGCGCGCCACGCATGCGCCGACCGCGACGCGCAACTATGCCAACGCCAGCCGTGGCGGCCAGCGTAGCGGCGGCGGCGGCGGCGGCGGCGGTCGCGGCGGCCGTTCGGGTGGCGGCGGCGGTGGTCGCGGTCAGGGCTCGGGCGCGGCGCGTTAA